One segment of Clostridium ljungdahlii DSM 13528 DNA contains the following:
- the pglX gene encoding BREX-1 system adenine-specific DNA-methyltransferase PglX, which produces MNKSIIKNFAIRSRKELKVKIKASLYDMGKGKIESLNEKDDDAYNKIIEETAYIWFNRFISIRFMEVNHYISTKIGVLSCFNPADIGMNILAKANDLKFNIDNEKIDEMKLNANVDELFKYIIITEWNSLNKILPCVFKNKENYVELLFPHKLIKEGSFIKNLLDKNIISENDWKDIEIIGWLYEYYELEEKNRITKSKKKYTKEEIPCATQLFTPDWIVKYMVQNSLGRYWIESHPEHNDLKEKWEFYIENSEKKEDIGYKLKPYIDKKLKVEQIKCFDPACGSGHILIYMFDLLYDIYVKCGYKKVDIPTLIIENNLYGLDIDDRACQLARFSIIMRGMRYDKELLNNTKKKSIRFNIVSIQETNSLGDKDIAYIAGKNSGENYERTKSFIENFKDAKIYGSLIQLDKFNMQFFKDRLEYIKDETSNNVIEESRRKKVLRLMTQLIKQSEIMLKTYDILVANPPYIGNKYLNPLLAKYIGDKYPEGKSDIFSAFIVYSFSKVKVSGQLGFMTPFVWMFIQSYKKLRKIIVDNKNINNLIQLEYSAFEEATVPICTFTLRNYNAQIKENYIKLSRFKGVFSQPEKVKEAINNPVVDYRYEVKQGKMKNIPQNRFGYWLTDSEIQVLNEAKVIADVSFPCTGMQTGNNDKYVRQWFEVEYETINFTGKSNRRKYWIPYQMGGDARKWYGNISEVVYWKDNGEKLKEEKGAVIRNERFYFKRGISWKRITSGNNTIRVLNEGFIFDQSADSIFVKNKPDYNYILAFFNTKIMRNIFEFISPTLNLTAGTVKQIPIYMDNNIIVRKKIDSLCKECIVISKLDWDFFEISWNFTRHPLLSVKSGKLIVDSKQLSVESNENPKNTTHLSDAFNAWKIFTDKQFARLKSNEEELNRIFIEIYGLKNELTPEVPDGEMTIRKADLSRDIKSFISYAVGCMFGRYSLDVDGIVYAGGNFHNKWKLENEKWKVKSEKSDAWFYSTFSPDEDNIIPVLSEHYFEDDIVDKFVQFVSATFGEEKLSENLQFIAKTLGKKSNETDEDTIRRYFVCDFFKDHVKMYKKRPIYWMFTSGKEKTFNCLVYMHRYDKDTLSKISIIYIRKLKSMLYKKRKELLNVMEEGCGCFKKKKAKKELLVLLKKIDELEKYDAMMKHMDFTKIEINLDKGVKTNYKKFKEMLCKI; this is translated from the coding sequence GTGAACAAAAGTATAATAAAAAATTTTGCCATTCGAAGTAGAAAAGAACTTAAAGTAAAAATTAAAGCATCATTATATGATATGGGAAAAGGTAAAATTGAAAGCTTAAATGAAAAAGACGATGATGCTTATAACAAAATCATTGAAGAAACCGCATATATTTGGTTTAATAGATTTATTTCAATCAGATTTATGGAAGTGAATCATTATATTTCTACCAAAATAGGAGTATTATCTTGCTTTAATCCAGCTGACATTGGAATGAATATATTAGCGAAAGCAAATGATTTGAAGTTTAATATAGATAATGAAAAAATTGATGAAATGAAATTAAATGCAAATGTAGATGAATTATTTAAGTATATAATAATAACTGAATGGAACAGTTTAAATAAAATACTGCCTTGTGTGTTTAAGAATAAAGAAAATTATGTAGAATTACTCTTCCCACATAAACTTATAAAAGAAGGTTCTTTTATAAAAAATCTATTAGACAAAAATATTATATCTGAAAACGATTGGAAGGACATAGAAATTATAGGATGGCTTTACGAATACTATGAACTTGAAGAAAAAAATAGGATAACAAAATCAAAAAAGAAGTATACTAAAGAAGAAATTCCCTGTGCAACACAGCTGTTTACACCAGATTGGATAGTAAAATATATGGTTCAAAATTCTCTGGGAAGATATTGGATAGAGTCACATCCAGAACACAATGATTTAAAGGAAAAGTGGGAATTTTATATAGAGAATTCAGAGAAAAAAGAGGATATAGGTTATAAACTGAAACCTTATATAGATAAAAAATTGAAGGTTGAACAAATAAAGTGTTTTGATCCTGCTTGCGGTTCGGGGCACATACTTATATATATGTTTGATCTGTTATATGATATATATGTAAAATGTGGATATAAAAAGGTGGATATACCAACTCTTATAATAGAAAATAATCTTTATGGACTGGACATAGATGACAGGGCATGTCAGCTTGCACGTTTTTCAATTATAATGAGGGGTATGAGGTATGATAAAGAGTTACTTAATAACACAAAGAAAAAGTCTATAAGGTTTAACATAGTATCTATACAAGAGACTAATAGCCTTGGTGATAAAGACATAGCTTATATAGCTGGGAAAAATTCAGGAGAGAATTATGAGAGAACAAAGTCTTTCATAGAAAATTTTAAGGATGCAAAAATATATGGTTCTCTTATACAATTAGATAAATTCAATATGCAATTTTTTAAGGATAGACTAGAGTATATAAAGGATGAAACTTCCAATAATGTGATTGAAGAAAGTAGAAGAAAAAAGGTTTTAAGGCTTATGACGCAGCTTATAAAGCAGAGTGAAATAATGCTTAAAACTTATGATATTTTGGTAGCAAATCCACCTTATATAGGAAATAAATATTTAAATCCACTTTTGGCTAAATATATTGGAGATAAGTATCCAGAAGGAAAGTCAGATATATTTTCTGCATTTATTGTATATAGTTTCTCAAAAGTTAAGGTGAGCGGTCAATTGGGATTTATGACACCTTTTGTGTGGATGTTCATACAGTCTTATAAAAAGCTTAGGAAAATTATAGTGGACAATAAAAACATAAATAATCTGATACAGCTGGAGTATTCTGCATTTGAAGAAGCAACAGTTCCAATCTGTACGTTTACTTTAAGAAATTATAATGCACAAATTAAAGAAAATTATATTAAACTGTCACGCTTTAAGGGAGTTTTCAGCCAGCCAGAGAAGGTTAAGGAGGCAATAAATAATCCAGTTGTGGATTACAGGTATGAAGTAAAGCAAGGTAAAATGAAGAACATTCCACAAAATAGATTTGGTTACTGGCTTACAGATAGTGAAATTCAAGTATTAAATGAAGCAAAAGTTATAGCTGATGTTTCATTTCCCTGTACTGGCATGCAGACCGGAAATAATGATAAATATGTAAGACAATGGTTTGAGGTAGAATATGAAACTATTAATTTCACAGGTAAAAGTAATAGAAGGAAATATTGGATCCCCTATCAAATGGGAGGAGACGCCCGAAAATGGTATGGAAATATTTCAGAAGTAGTTTATTGGAAAGACAATGGAGAAAAGTTGAAAGAAGAAAAAGGTGCTGTTATAAGAAATGAGAGATTTTATTTTAAAAGAGGTATAAGCTGGAAAAGGATAACTTCAGGAAATAATACTATAAGGGTGTTAAACGAAGGCTTTATTTTTGACCAATCTGCAGATTCTATATTTGTGAAAAATAAGCCTGATTACAATTATATACTGGCTTTTTTTAATACTAAAATAATGAGGAATATTTTTGAATTTATATCTCCAACATTAAATTTAACTGCAGGAACTGTTAAGCAAATTCCCATATATATGGACAATAATATAATTGTCAGAAAAAAAATAGATTCACTGTGTAAGGAGTGCATAGTTATATCTAAATTGGACTGGGACTTTTTTGAAATTTCCTGGAATTTTACAAGGCATCCTCTTTTGTCAGTTAAGAGTGGAAAATTGATAGTTGATAGTAAACAGTTATCAGTGGAAAGTAATGAAAATCCAAAAAATACTACTCACTTGTCAGATGCATTTAATGCATGGAAAATATTTACTGATAAACAGTTTGCTAGATTAAAATCTAATGAGGAAGAATTAAATCGAATTTTTATAGAAATTTATGGACTTAAAAATGAATTGACACCAGAAGTACCAGATGGGGAGATGACTATTAGAAAAGCAGATTTATCAAGAGATATAAAGAGCTTTATTTCTTATGCCGTAGGATGTATGTTTGGTAGGTATTCTTTAGATGTAGATGGAATTGTATATGCTGGAGGAAATTTTCATAATAAATGGAAACTTGAAAATGAAAAATGGAAGGTTAAAAGTGAAAAAAGCGATGCATGGTTTTACTCTACTTTTTCACCTGATGAGGATAATATAATCCCAGTACTTTCAGAACACTATTTTGAAGATGATATAGTAGACAAATTTGTACAATTTGTAAGTGCTACTTTTGGAGAAGAAAAGTTATCAGAAAATCTTCAATTTATAGCAAAAACGCTTGGAAAAAAGAGTAATGAAACAGATGAAGATACTATAAGAAGATACTTTGTATGTGATTTTTTTAAAGATCATGTAAAGATGTATAAAAAGAGACCTATATATTGGATGTTTACATCTGGCAAGGAAAAGACATTTAATTGTCTGGTTTATATGCATAGATACGATAAAGATACTTTATCTAAAATAAGTATAATTTATATAAGAAAGCTCAAAAGTATGTTGTATAAAAAAAGGAAAGAGCTCCTTAATGTAATGGAAGAGGGCTGTGGATGTTTTAAAAAAAAGAAAGCTAAAAAAGAGCTTCTAGTACTTCTTAAAAAAATAGATGAATTGGAAAAGTATGATGCAATGATGAAACACATGGATTTTACAAAAATAGAAATAAATTTGGATAAAGGTGTGAAAACTAACTATAAAAAGTTTAAAGAGATGCTGTGCAAAATATGA
- the clpA gene encoding ATP-dependent Clp protease ATP-binding subunit ClpA — protein MKLDRIVNEIMTAAYNEAKYCKHEYFTPEHLLYAALFFPEGMEIVEGCGGSVQDIKNDLLQYFSDNIQVTEKKEPLETVSLQNILTSAGEHVLAAEKEIIKLGDIFISIYDEEQSFASFFLKKQGIKRIDILNYITHGTPANMFNYNIEDDAIYSSDEQDMPLFFQIADFSVELTEKARNGEIDPLIGRDDILSRTIQVLSRRNKNNPIHVGDPGVGKTAITEGLASLIADGKVPKNLKGSKIYSLDMGSILAGTKYRGDFEERVKNILKKIEKEDKAIVYIDEIHTIIGAGSVSGGSLDAANILKPFLTSGRIRFIGSTTYDEYKKIFEKDRALARRFQKIEVPEPTAEDTYNILLGIKGQYEKFHNVVYEDEALKAAVDLSIKYINDRYLPDKAIDVIDETGAYARLHGKDEEQIVIEKKHIEKTISSMAKIPERTLSQDETKVLKNLDNILKEKIFGQDEAVKAVVRAIKRSRAGFNEDNKTVANLLFVGPTGVGKTEISKQLSNALNIPLIRFDMSEYQEKHTVARLIGSPPGYVGYEEGGLLTDTIRKTPYCVLLLDEIEKAHPDVLNIMLQLMDYATLTDNTGRKTDFKNVILIMTSNAGARYLGKSLMGFGNRIVKDDAISQEVNRVFSPEFRNRLDEIIFFNGMNEQMAYRVAQKAMGEFEKQLLTKNIKITVTDNCYKWLAQKGVSLEYGAREIMRIVKQEIKPYFVDKVLFDNKIKDTVSVIDIENDSIKIKVEGE, from the coding sequence ATGAAACTAGATAGAATAGTAAATGAAATTATGACTGCAGCTTACAATGAAGCAAAATATTGTAAGCATGAATATTTTACACCAGAACATTTATTATACGCTGCTTTATTTTTCCCGGAAGGAATGGAAATAGTAGAAGGATGCGGTGGAAGTGTACAGGATATAAAAAATGATTTGCTACAGTATTTTAGTGATAATATACAAGTTACAGAAAAAAAAGAGCCGCTGGAAACTGTAAGCTTGCAAAATATATTAACTTCTGCAGGCGAACATGTTTTAGCAGCTGAAAAGGAAATAATAAAATTAGGAGATATTTTTATATCTATATATGACGAAGAACAGAGTTTTGCCAGCTTTTTTCTAAAAAAACAAGGGATAAAGAGAATAGATATATTAAATTATATAACTCATGGAACTCCAGCAAATATGTTTAATTATAATATTGAAGATGATGCTATATACTCATCGGACGAACAGGATATGCCTTTATTTTTTCAAATAGCAGATTTTTCAGTAGAACTTACTGAAAAGGCAAGAAATGGCGAAATAGATCCTTTGATTGGCAGAGATGATATACTTAGTAGAACAATTCAGGTGCTTTCAAGAAGGAACAAAAATAATCCAATTCATGTTGGAGATCCAGGGGTTGGAAAGACAGCCATCACAGAAGGATTGGCGAGCCTGATTGCAGATGGCAAAGTGCCTAAAAATTTGAAAGGTAGTAAAATATATTCCTTGGATATGGGTTCTATTCTAGCAGGTACTAAGTATAGGGGAGATTTTGAAGAGAGAGTAAAAAATATATTGAAGAAAATAGAAAAAGAAGATAAGGCTATAGTATATATAGATGAAATACACACTATAATAGGAGCAGGATCTGTATCTGGTGGATCTCTTGATGCTGCAAATATTTTAAAGCCTTTTTTGACTAGTGGAAGAATTAGATTTATAGGATCTACTACTTATGATGAATACAAAAAGATATTTGAAAAGGATAGAGCTCTTGCCAGAAGATTTCAAAAAATAGAAGTACCGGAGCCTACGGCAGAAGATACTTATAATATACTTCTAGGAATAAAAGGACAGTATGAAAAATTTCACAATGTGGTTTATGAAGATGAAGCTTTAAAAGCAGCAGTAGATTTATCCATAAAATATATAAATGATAGGTATTTGCCAGACAAAGCTATAGATGTAATAGATGAAACTGGTGCCTATGCGAGGCTTCATGGAAAAGATGAAGAACAAATAGTTATTGAAAAGAAACACATAGAAAAGACAATTTCATCTATGGCAAAAATACCAGAGAGAACATTGTCACAGGATGAGACAAAAGTTCTTAAGAATTTAGATAATATTCTTAAGGAAAAGATATTTGGGCAGGATGAAGCTGTAAAGGCTGTAGTAAGGGCAATTAAAAGGTCTAGAGCTGGATTTAATGAAGACAACAAAACCGTGGCAAATCTCCTTTTTGTAGGCCCAACAGGTGTGGGAAAAACGGAAATAAGTAAGCAGCTTTCAAATGCTTTAAATATTCCACTAATAAGATTTGACATGAGTGAGTATCAGGAAAAGCATACAGTGGCAAGGCTTATTGGTTCTCCACCAGGATATGTAGGATATGAAGAAGGTGGACTTTTAACAGACACTATAAGGAAGACTCCTTACTGTGTGCTGCTTTTAGACGAAATAGAGAAGGCACATCCAGATGTACTTAATATAATGCTGCAGCTTATGGATTATGCTACTCTTACGGATAATACTGGAAGAAAAACTGATTTTAAAAATGTAATACTTATAATGACTTCAAATGCAGGAGCAAGGTATTTAGGAAAATCACTTATGGGATTTGGAAATAGAATTGTAAAAGATGATGCAATTTCCCAGGAGGTAAATAGAGTATTTTCTCCGGAATTCAGAAATAGATTGGATGAAATAATATTTTTTAATGGAATGAATGAACAGATGGCATACCGTGTAGCACAGAAGGCTATGGGTGAATTTGAAAAGCAACTTTTAACTAAGAATATAAAGATAACAGTTACAGATAATTGCTATAAATGGTTAGCACAAAAAGGTGTGTCATTAGAATATGGTGCAAGAGAGATAATGAGGATAGTTAAGCAGGAAATAAAACCTTATTTTGTAGATAAAGTGCTCTTTGACAATAAAATTAAAGATACCGTTAGCGTCATAGATATAGAAAATGATAGCATAAAGATTAAAGTAGAAGGAGAATAA
- a CDS encoding ABC transporter ATP-binding protein — protein MENIISIKSLRKDFGENTAIKDLTLDVKEGEIFGFLGPSGAGKTTTIKILTCQLVPTGGDVKIFNKSLRSQKKDIFKNIGVLSDNSGLYERLTVEDNLMLFANINGVKKKNVDEILEKVKMTEYRKRDVKKLSKGMKQRLMIARAVIHKPKLLFLDEPTSSLDPGTALEVYKLLLELNREGTTIFLTTHNMYEADKLCHRVAFLNEGEIVDIGAPKKLKLKYAKDNIKVVLRDNEEVTVKNNRDGAIKIKNWMEDGEILSIHSMEPNLEEIFLDITGREL, from the coding sequence ATGGAAAATATTATTTCTATTAAAAGTCTTAGAAAAGATTTTGGGGAAAATACAGCAATTAAAGATTTAACTCTGGATGTTAAAGAAGGAGAAATATTTGGATTTTTAGGACCAAGTGGAGCTGGAAAAACTACTACAATTAAGATACTTACATGCCAATTAGTGCCAACAGGCGGTGATGTGAAAATATTTAATAAAAGTTTGCGTTCACAAAAAAAAGATATTTTTAAAAATATAGGAGTGCTTTCAGATAATAGTGGGTTATATGAAAGACTTACAGTTGAAGATAATTTGATGCTATTTGCAAATATAAACGGAGTAAAAAAGAAAAATGTAGATGAAATACTTGAAAAAGTGAAAATGACAGAGTATAGAAAAAGGGATGTGAAGAAACTATCTAAAGGAATGAAACAAAGACTTATGATAGCAAGAGCAGTGATTCACAAACCTAAATTGTTATTTCTTGATGAACCTACGTCATCTTTAGATCCTGGCACGGCTTTAGAAGTTTACAAACTGCTTCTTGAGCTTAATAGAGAAGGGACAACTATATTTTTAACTACTCATAATATGTATGAAGCTGACAAGCTGTGTCATAGAGTAGCTTTCTTAAATGAAGGAGAGATAGTTGATATAGGAGCCCCTAAAAAATTAAAGTTAAAATATGCAAAAGACAATATTAAAGTTGTCTTAAGAGATAATGAAGAAGTAACCGTGAAGAATAATAGGGATGGAGCAATTAAAATTAAAAACTGGATGGAAGATGGAGAGATTTTATCCATTCATTCAATGGAGCCAAATCTTGAAGAAATATTTTTAGATATTACAGGGAGGGAATTATAA
- a CDS encoding LytTR family transcriptional regulator DNA-binding domain-containing protein, translating to MLEISELYKVKGDIVINNITFKVTKDNLINIECSDQISDLLIDLILDKEVPTKGNIYIHGEGNKTYIRKNMKHIGVVFRKEGFYENMTVKSYMKFYKNIANSKVNYKEMMAKLALIDIENTKINKLTYSQKRRLSFARELLKEPKFLIFQEPILNMDRYDAKLIIQNMDQLISDGVIVVNTSVSFKDILLLGGKSYSIDENGLKEIQGEENGQEESDRGDETVYKIEKIPAKIDERMILFDPMEIDYVESEQGVSNLNIKGEKFPCMLPLTELEKRLKHFGFFRCHRSYLVNLQRVREVVMWTRNSYSLSLDDKTKSSIPLSKGRMKELKDILNI from the coding sequence TTGCTGGAAATAAGTGAGTTATATAAGGTAAAAGGTGATATTGTAATAAATAATATAACATTTAAAGTTACAAAGGATAATTTGATAAATATAGAGTGTAGCGATCAAATAAGTGATTTATTGATTGATCTTATTTTAGACAAAGAGGTGCCTACTAAGGGGAATATATATATTCATGGAGAAGGTAACAAAACTTATATAAGAAAAAATATGAAACACATAGGCGTTGTATTTAGAAAAGAAGGTTTTTATGAAAATATGACTGTAAAATCCTATATGAAATTTTATAAAAATATAGCCAATTCTAAAGTTAATTATAAGGAAATGATGGCAAAACTTGCTCTTATAGATATTGAAAATACTAAAATAAACAAGCTTACTTATTCTCAAAAAAGGAGACTTAGTTTTGCAAGAGAATTGCTTAAAGAACCTAAGTTTCTAATATTTCAAGAACCTATACTTAATATGGACAGATATGATGCAAAACTTATAATACAAAATATGGATCAATTAATTTCAGATGGCGTAATTGTAGTCAATACTTCTGTATCTTTTAAGGATATACTACTCCTTGGAGGAAAATCCTATAGCATAGATGAAAATGGATTAAAAGAAATACAGGGAGAGGAAAACGGCCAGGAAGAATCAGATAGGGGAGATGAGACAGTATATAAAATTGAAAAGATTCCTGCTAAAATTGATGAAAGAATGATTCTCTTTGATCCTATGGAAATAGATTATGTAGAAAGTGAACAGGGTGTAAGTAACTTAAACATAAAAGGAGAAAAGTTTCCATGTATGCTGCCACTTACAGAGCTGGAAAAAAGGCTAAAGCATTTCGGATTTTTTAGATGTCATAGATCTTATTTGGTAAATCTTCAAAGAGTACGTGAAGTTGTGATGTGGACAAGAAATAGTTATAGTTTAAGTCTCGATGATAAAACTAAAAGTTCTATTCCACTTTCAAAAGGGAGAATGAAAGAGCTAAAAGATATCCTAAATATATGA
- a CDS encoding YibE/F family protein — MKKVSKIIVISLLAFIVMTAGMFSAKVMASGTSDTDNKPVHGKVIKIHAGGDKNSQRFSNADVKITSGSLKGKVITVQNFAGGQIKDEGSSTQSFAKVGDEVLVNIQYDSKNKVKKAYIYEIVRYKYLYGLAAFLIILLIAIGGLKGFKSVITLAITGIVVIKVLIPLILQGFNPMIVSIAVCIFVTIVNLLIISGKNEKTLAAIIGTSGGVLIAGAIAFFSNSMMMLNGLTDDQMQSIIYTSQNANFNFSGLLFAGIIMGALGAVMDVSMSIASSIMEIKEVKPDMTMKELVKSGMNVGKDIMGTMANTLILAYVGGAMYIMIMISSYSYSTSISTALDQDIIASEVLKALAGSIGLIFAVPITAVITAFLIKLNKGKEK; from the coding sequence GTGAAAAAAGTAAGCAAGATTATTGTAATTAGTTTGTTGGCTTTTATTGTAATGACTGCAGGTATGTTTTCTGCAAAAGTTATGGCAAGCGGGACTTCAGACACCGATAATAAACCAGTTCATGGCAAAGTTATTAAAATACATGCAGGTGGAGACAAGAATTCCCAAAGATTTTCTAATGCAGATGTAAAAATTACATCAGGAAGTCTTAAAGGCAAGGTGATTACAGTTCAAAATTTTGCAGGTGGGCAAATCAAAGATGAAGGAAGTAGTACACAGAGCTTTGCAAAAGTAGGAGATGAAGTATTAGTCAATATACAATATGATTCAAAAAACAAGGTGAAAAAAGCTTATATTTATGAGATAGTAAGGTATAAATATCTATATGGATTGGCTGCATTTCTAATCATATTGCTTATAGCTATAGGTGGCTTAAAAGGCTTTAAATCCGTAATAACTTTAGCTATAACTGGAATTGTGGTAATAAAAGTGCTTATACCACTTATACTACAGGGATTCAACCCAATGATAGTATCTATTGCAGTATGTATTTTTGTAACCATAGTGAACCTACTCATAATAAGTGGTAAAAATGAAAAAACACTTGCTGCTATTATAGGAACCTCTGGTGGGGTACTTATTGCAGGGGCCATAGCGTTCTTTTCAAACTCTATGATGATGTTAAATGGACTTACTGATGATCAAATGCAGTCTATTATATATACTTCACAAAATGCCAATTTCAATTTTTCAGGTTTGTTGTTTGCAGGAATAATCATGGGAGCACTTGGGGCAGTTATGGATGTAAGTATGTCTATAGCGTCCTCTATAATGGAAATAAAAGAGGTAAAACCTGATATGACTATGAAGGAACTTGTGAAATCTGGTATGAATGTGGGAAAAGATATTATGGGCACTATGGCCAATACTTTGATACTTGCTTATGTAGGAGGAGCCATGTACATAATGATTATGATTTCATCTTACTCTTATAGTACATCTATTTCTACAGCTTTGGATCAAGATATTATTGCTTCTGAAGTTTTAAAAGCTCTGGCAGGAAGTATAGGTCTTATATTTGCAGTACCTATAACAGCAGTTATAACTGCGTTTTTAATTAAACTGAATAAAGGTAAGGAAAAGTAA
- a CDS encoding DMT family transporter, giving the protein MDNKSFFTNKKIVILLASFCCILWGSAYPGVKSGYALFKIGSKDIFSELSFAGYRFILAGLIVLIVALFSSKNIFSITKKNVKQIILLGLTQTTLEYIFFYIGLANTTGSKGSIMNSTGTFFSVVLAHFLYKNDRINTKKAIGCILGFIGVLIVNFSSELLSFSFKFTGEGFIILSAFVFSASSIYGKQICKNIDSVLVTGYQLLIGGLALLALGLFNKGYVTNFTIGSTAILLYLAILSAAAFSIWTVLLKYNKVGFISMFNFVIPVAGTILSSIFLGESIFNVENIAALVLVCIGIFIVNRDSK; this is encoded by the coding sequence TTGGACAACAAAAGTTTTTTTACAAATAAAAAAATAGTAATACTACTTGCATCTTTTTGCTGCATACTATGGGGAAGTGCCTACCCTGGAGTTAAAAGTGGGTATGCCCTTTTTAAGATAGGCTCAAAAGATATATTTTCAGAATTGTCTTTTGCCGGCTACAGATTCATACTTGCAGGATTAATTGTTTTGATAGTAGCTCTATTTTCTTCTAAAAACATATTTTCAATAACTAAAAAAAATGTCAAACAGATTATACTACTTGGTTTGACTCAAACTACTCTTGAATACATATTTTTTTATATTGGACTTGCTAATACAACGGGTTCAAAAGGCTCTATAATGAATTCCACTGGTACATTCTTCAGTGTAGTACTGGCCCATTTTTTGTATAAAAATGATAGGATAAATACTAAAAAAGCTATAGGCTGTATACTTGGTTTTATTGGGGTACTAATTGTAAATTTCAGCAGTGAACTTTTAAGTTTTAGCTTTAAATTTACAGGTGAAGGTTTTATCATATTATCTGCCTTTGTATTTTCTGCATCTTCAATTTACGGAAAACAAATCTGCAAAAATATAGATTCAGTGCTTGTAACAGGATATCAACTCCTTATAGGCGGTTTAGCTCTTTTAGCTCTTGGACTTTTCAATAAAGGCTACGTGACAAACTTCACAATTGGCTCTACTGCTATTTTATTATATTTAGCAATACTATCAGCTGCCGCATTTTCAATTTGGACAGTGCTATTAAAATATAATAAGGTTGGATTTATTTCCATGTTTAATTTTGTAATTCCTGTGGCAGGTACCATTCTATCTTCTATATTTTTAGGTGAAAGTATCTTTAATGTTGAAAACATTGCAGCTCTTGTGCTTGTATGTATAGGAATTTTTATAGTAAATAGGGATTCAAAATAA
- a CDS encoding cation diffusion facilitator family transporter — MDEDYKNLKIAEKGARISIIAYIILSMLKLTLGYFYQSKALTADGVNNSTDIIASLAIIIGLKISRKPADDDHAYGHLRAQTISSLVASLIMIAVGLDVIYNAVYTTIFLKNKAPDMISAVVAIICAILIYAVYVYNKRVALRIKSSALMAAAKDNLSDAWVSMGTAAGIIASQFGFPWIDPLAAVLVGILICKTGGEIFKEAAHNLTDGFDSKQLDSIVSKIKEIDGVSCVKGTKARVHGNNILLDIVIGVNSKLTVVKSHEITEEIEEMLNREFKIKHAIIHVEPDSK, encoded by the coding sequence ATGGATGAAGATTATAAGAATCTTAAAATTGCAGAAAAGGGTGCACGTATTAGCATTATAGCTTATATAATTTTATCGATGCTTAAATTGACTTTAGGATATTTTTATCAATCTAAAGCACTTACTGCTGATGGAGTGAATAATTCAACAGATATAATTGCATCACTGGCCATTATTATAGGACTCAAAATATCTAGAAAACCAGCAGATGATGATCATGCCTATGGTCATTTAAGAGCACAGACTATATCTTCACTTGTTGCTTCTTTAATAATGATAGCTGTAGGTTTAGATGTAATTTACAATGCAGTGTATACCACCATTTTTTTAAAGAACAAGGCACCAGATATGATTTCAGCAGTGGTCGCCATTATTTGTGCAATACTTATATATGCAGTTTATGTATATAATAAAAGGGTTGCGCTTAGAATTAAAAGTTCTGCATTGATGGCTGCTGCAAAAGATAATCTCTCAGATGCTTGGGTAAGTATGGGCACTGCAGCTGGAATCATAGCTTCTCAATTTGGATTCCCCTGGATAGATCCACTGGCAGCAGTACTAGTAGGAATTTTAATTTGTAAGACAGGTGGGGAAATCTTTAAGGAAGCAGCGCATAATTTAACAGATGGTTTTGACAGCAAACAGTTAGATAGTATAGTTTCTAAAATAAAGGAAATTGATGGCGTTAGCTGTGTTAAAGGTACGAAAGCACGTGTTCATGGTAATAATATTTTGCTTGATATTGTAATAGGAGTTAACTCTAAGCTTACTGTAGTTAAAAGTCATGAAATCACAGAAGAAATAGAAGAAATGTTAAATAGAGAATTTAAAATCAAACATGCAATTATACATGTAGAACCGGATTCAAAATAA